The following proteins come from a genomic window of Paenibacillus swuensis:
- a CDS encoding TRM11 family SAM-dependent methyltransferase produces the protein MELRALFTMPDAQLLQSDGGRYFSSEHAINPSRSPFLKLELAVEYTAESLEELAQHAAAIELGGSTFKVVYVETAPGAADYTDKRATERAVGARIRGQADMRAPEQLLGVARIGSRWMLGGCRESGAAWLTHNAKPRHYSTALSTRMARAVANIAVPEPAGVRVVDPCCGIGTVLVEALSMGIDIVGYDINPLAVRGARENLAHFGMPSNVAIADLRELSGHFDAAVLDMPYNLCSVLPVEERNEMLRSLRRLADRAVIVTAEPMDGGIADAGFIIADRAEVRKGKFTRHILLCY, from the coding sequence ATGGAGCTGCGCGCGCTGTTTACTATGCCCGACGCGCAGCTCCTGCAATCCGACGGCGGGCGCTATTTCAGCAGCGAGCACGCGATAAATCCGAGCCGCAGCCCGTTCCTCAAGCTGGAATTGGCCGTGGAGTACACGGCCGAATCCCTGGAGGAACTCGCGCAGCACGCTGCGGCAATCGAGCTTGGCGGTTCAACGTTCAAAGTCGTGTACGTTGAAACCGCCCCCGGGGCCGCGGACTATACCGACAAGCGCGCCACTGAGCGCGCTGTAGGGGCCCGCATCCGCGGCCAAGCGGACATGCGCGCGCCGGAGCAGCTGCTCGGCGTTGCGCGGATCGGCAGCCGCTGGATGCTCGGCGGCTGCAGAGAAAGCGGCGCGGCTTGGCTTACGCATAACGCCAAGCCGCGCCACTATTCCACCGCGCTCAGCACACGCATGGCGCGCGCGGTGGCCAACATCGCCGTGCCTGAGCCTGCCGGCGTACGGGTCGTGGACCCGTGTTGCGGCATCGGCACGGTGCTCGTGGAGGCGCTGTCGATGGGAATCGATATCGTCGGCTACGATATCAATCCCCTCGCCGTGCGGGGCGCCCGCGAGAACCTGGCGCATTTCGGTATGCCCAGCAACGTGGCCATCGCCGATCTGCGCGAGCTTTCAGGGCATTTCGACGCCGCGGTGCTCGATATGCCCTATAATCTATGTTCCGTTCTTCCGGTGGAGGAACGGAACGAGATGCTGCGCAGCCTGCGCCGTTTGGCGGACCGGGCCGTAATTGTCACGGCCGAGCCCATGGACGGCGGCATCGCGGACGCCGGGTTCATCATAGCGGACCGCGCGGAGGTCCGCAAAGGCAAGTTCACGAGGCACATCCTGCTCTGCTATTAA
- a CDS encoding M48 family metallopeptidase produces the protein MEEDETSVGIASRGRQRTRQVPGIAEARMGGADIMRRWGRRYLWGWLGFAVLIAVYLWFTTGTVPTRFQGTAADPVTFLTSAQIDRSQVYSLLGNWLYFVSMPWEWGIYLFLLFSGWSAALRSRTQSWVSGRWMGFPLYVLGVSGASFLLFLPIRIVGYSLSRGFGISVQPVGGWIRDKLLSFGISYVTLLAVSAVAFWFIRRGGRWWIKLWLLSVPFTLFMMYIQPVVIDPLYNTFTELSDPKLERAILELADKAGIPASRVYEVNMSEKTNALNAYVQGIGSSLRIVLWDTTLGRLAPEEVLIVMAHEMGHYVMHHLEWSAVGAVISSFFVLWIGSAVYRYIISGWGQRWGIRGEADIAALPLVLLLISLLGFVSAPFAGAVSRHAEQEADRYALQLIGNGSAASAVSLHQKLAATSLSDVDPPLLVRLFRSTHPSALERIIYALEAGQREGVEQ, from the coding sequence ATGGAAGAGGATGAAACAAGTGTCGGGATAGCGAGCCGAGGCAGGCAGCGAACGAGACAGGTGCCCGGGATAGCGGAGGCAAGGATGGGAGGGGCGGATATCATGCGGCGCTGGGGAAGACGTTACTTGTGGGGCTGGCTGGGCTTTGCGGTGCTCATAGCCGTCTATCTGTGGTTCACTACAGGGACGGTTCCAACCCGCTTTCAAGGGACTGCGGCTGATCCCGTAACGTTCCTAACATCGGCTCAGATCGACCGGAGTCAGGTGTATTCCTTACTTGGGAATTGGCTTTACTTTGTGAGCATGCCATGGGAGTGGGGAATATACCTTTTCTTGCTGTTCAGCGGTTGGTCAGCGGCATTACGGAGCAGAACGCAATCATGGGTTTCCGGTCGATGGATGGGGTTTCCGTTGTACGTGCTGGGGGTGAGCGGGGCGTCATTTTTGCTCTTTTTGCCTATACGGATCGTCGGCTACTCCCTTTCTCGCGGCTTCGGCATCTCCGTACAACCGGTTGGCGGATGGATTCGGGATAAGCTGCTCTCGTTCGGAATCAGTTATGTTACATTACTCGCCGTCTCCGCAGTTGCCTTCTGGTTCATTCGCAGGGGCGGGCGGTGGTGGATCAAGCTCTGGCTGTTGTCCGTCCCGTTCACCCTGTTCATGATGTATATTCAACCCGTTGTGATTGATCCGCTGTACAACACCTTTACCGAATTGAGCGACCCAAAGCTGGAACGGGCGATTCTGGAACTTGCCGATAAGGCCGGAATTCCTGCCAGCCGCGTGTATGAAGTCAACATGTCCGAAAAAACAAACGCGTTGAACGCTTATGTACAGGGCATCGGATCATCACTCCGTATCGTGCTGTGGGATACGACGTTAGGCCGGTTAGCTCCGGAAGAAGTATTGATCGTGATGGCGCATGAAATGGGGCATTATGTAATGCACCACTTGGAATGGAGCGCTGTAGGCGCGGTAATTTCTTCCTTCTTCGTGCTTTGGATCGGCTCAGCGGTTTACAGGTATATCATTTCAGGTTGGGGCCAAAGGTGGGGGATCCGCGGAGAAGCCGATATCGCCGCCTTGCCGTTGGTGCTATTGCTGATCTCGTTGCTAGGCTTTGTGAGCGCTCCCTTTGCAGGTGCCGTTTCACGCCATGCGGAGCAAGAAGCCGACCGCTACGCTTTGCAGTTGATCGGCAACGGGAGTGCGGCCTCCGCGGTATCGTTGCACCAGAAGCTGGCGGCCACCTCGCTCAGCGATGTGGACCCTCCGCTGCTGGTGCGCTTGTTCCGTTCCACGCACCCTAGTGCGCTTGAGCGAATTATCTACGCTTTGGAGGCGGGACAACGTGAAGGTGTGGAGCAATAG
- a CDS encoding galactose ABC transporter substrate-binding protein: MTKKKTLLALLAATMVLAAGCSNASNNNGEAGNGGNAGADNGGGDKPKIGVAIYKFDDTFMSGVRAAIADAAKDKAEMDIVDSQNSQPEQNNKVDLFITKKYKAIAVNPVDRTAAGVIIDKAKAANIPVVFLNREPMADDMKKWDKVYYVGAKAEQSGTMEGQLVVDYFKAHPEADKNKDGVVQYVMLQGEPGHQDAELRTQFSIQAITDAGMKVEKLAEDTAMWDRVKAQDKMASFLAAHGDKIEVVITNNDDMALGAIEALKAKGYFKDNKYMPVVGVDATAPALQALQDGTLLGTVLNDAKNQGAATTALAAVLAKGETPSKENTGYDITDGKYVWINYKAITKDNIAEAQ, encoded by the coding sequence ATGACAAAGAAAAAAACTTTACTAGCACTTCTAGCGGCAACCATGGTATTGGCAGCAGGATGCTCGAACGCTTCTAACAATAATGGAGAAGCAGGCAACGGCGGTAACGCGGGTGCTGACAACGGCGGAGGCGACAAGCCGAAAATCGGGGTAGCCATTTACAAGTTTGACGACACCTTTATGTCCGGCGTTCGCGCGGCGATTGCGGATGCGGCTAAAGACAAAGCAGAGATGGACATCGTAGACAGCCAGAACTCCCAACCGGAGCAGAACAATAAAGTAGACTTGTTTATTACGAAGAAGTACAAAGCGATTGCCGTAAACCCGGTTGACCGCACAGCGGCGGGCGTTATTATCGACAAAGCGAAAGCGGCGAACATCCCTGTCGTATTCCTGAACCGCGAGCCTATGGCGGACGACATGAAGAAATGGGATAAAGTTTACTATGTCGGCGCCAAAGCGGAGCAGTCCGGTACGATGGAAGGCCAGCTGGTTGTAGATTACTTTAAAGCACATCCGGAAGCGGATAAGAATAAAGACGGCGTCGTTCAATACGTGATGCTGCAAGGCGAGCCGGGACACCAAGATGCGGAACTTCGCACACAGTTCTCCATTCAGGCTATCACAGATGCGGGCATGAAAGTAGAGAAGCTTGCTGAAGATACAGCGATGTGGGACCGCGTTAAAGCTCAAGACAAAATGGCTTCATTCCTTGCCGCACACGGCGACAAAATTGAAGTCGTCATTACGAACAACGATGACATGGCTCTGGGCGCAATCGAAGCTTTGAAAGCTAAAGGATACTTCAAAGATAACAAATACATGCCGGTTGTTGGCGTTGACGCTACGGCTCCGGCTCTGCAAGCGCTGCAAGACGGAACCTTGCTTGGAACCGTTTTGAACGATGCGAAGAACCAAGGTGCGGCAACAACAGCACTGGCAGCGGTATTGGCTAAAGGCGAAACCCCTTCCAAAGAGAACACAGGCTATGACATCACAGACGGTAAATATGTTTGGATTAACTACAAAGCCATCACGAAAGACAACATTGCTGAAGCACAATAA
- a CDS encoding sugar ABC transporter ATP-binding protein, with amino-acid sequence MSEFLLELNHISKEFPGVKALDDVTVKIRPGSVHALMGENGAGKSTLMKCLFGLYKPDGGEIIINGEKVEINSSKDALKHGVSMIHQELHPVPHRNVMENLWLGRFPEKGIWPFRFIDHAQMYKDSVALFKELDMDINPHTLVGSMSVSMVQSIEIAKAVSFKSKVIVMDEPTSSLTGNEVEQLFKIINELRRRGCSIIYISHKMEEILRISDDVTIMRDGKYIGTWAASELTTDTIIQKMVGRDLSSRYPDRTNVPGETLLKVENMTSPNPLSFKNVSFELKKGEILGIGGLVGAQRTEVIEALFGLRAMTEGTIELNGKPVKIKSPVDAKKHRMALLTEERRVTGIFPVLSIEENALIANIGEYISPLGLLNRNKYKNVIKASVEKLRVKTPSVHELIRNLSGGNQQKVLLSRWLLTNPDILLLDEPTRGIDVGAKYEIYSIIADLAKQGKSIIMISSEMPELLGMSDRVMVMCEGRVSGFVDGASATEQEVMRLATKYMT; translated from the coding sequence ATGTCTGAATTTTTGCTTGAATTAAATCATATTTCCAAAGAATTTCCCGGCGTTAAAGCGCTGGATGACGTAACCGTCAAGATCCGTCCGGGCTCCGTTCATGCCCTGATGGGAGAGAACGGCGCGGGTAAATCCACCTTAATGAAATGCTTATTCGGTCTGTACAAACCGGATGGCGGAGAAATCATCATCAACGGGGAGAAAGTTGAAATTAACAGTTCCAAAGATGCTTTAAAGCACGGTGTATCCATGATTCACCAAGAATTGCATCCTGTCCCTCACCGCAATGTGATGGAGAACTTATGGCTTGGCCGCTTTCCTGAGAAAGGCATCTGGCCATTCCGCTTTATCGATCATGCCCAAATGTATAAAGACTCGGTAGCTCTGTTTAAAGAGCTGGATATGGATATCAACCCGCATACGCTGGTCGGCTCCATGTCTGTATCGATGGTTCAGTCCATTGAAATTGCCAAAGCCGTTTCCTTTAAATCGAAAGTTATCGTTATGGATGAACCGACTTCTTCACTGACCGGCAATGAAGTGGAGCAGTTGTTTAAAATAATTAATGAACTTCGCAGACGCGGATGCTCTATCATCTACATTTCTCACAAGATGGAAGAAATTCTTCGTATTTCGGATGATGTAACGATTATGCGTGACGGTAAATATATCGGAACTTGGGCGGCATCGGAGCTGACCACAGATACCATTATTCAGAAGATGGTCGGCCGCGACCTCAGCTCCCGATATCCGGACCGCACGAATGTGCCGGGAGAAACGTTGTTGAAGGTGGAGAATATGACGTCGCCTAATCCTCTTTCCTTCAAGAATGTGTCGTTCGAATTGAAAAAAGGTGAAATTCTGGGTATCGGCGGTCTTGTAGGCGCTCAGCGGACTGAGGTCATCGAGGCGCTGTTCGGGCTCCGCGCGATGACGGAAGGCACGATTGAATTGAACGGCAAGCCGGTGAAGATCAAGTCGCCGGTGGATGCCAAGAAACACAGGATGGCGCTGTTGACGGAAGAACGCCGGGTTACAGGGATTTTCCCGGTCTTATCGATTGAAGAGAACGCGTTGATTGCCAACATCGGTGAATATATTTCACCACTAGGATTGCTCAACCGTAACAAATACAAGAATGTCATCAAAGCCAGTGTCGAGAAGCTTCGTGTGAAGACGCCAAGCGTGCACGAGCTGATTCGTAACTTGTCCGGCGGTAATCAGCAGAAAGTGCTGCTGTCCCGATGGCTGCTGACGAATCCGGATATTCTGTTACTGGATGAGCCGACCCGGGGCATCGACGTAGGCGCTAAGTACGAAATTTACTCGATTATTGCGGATCTCGCGAAGCAGGGTAAAAGTATCATCATGATTTCCTCTGAAATGCCCGAGCTGCTCGGCATGTCGGATCGGGTCATGGTCATGTGCGAAGGCCGCGTATCGGGCTTTGTGGACGGGGCTTCGGCAACGGAACAAGAAGTAATGCGACTAGCCACCAAGTACATGACTTAA
- a CDS encoding response regulator, giving the protein MHKLLLVEDEEEVRESVLQEIDWNRYGYEVIDKAENGKDAIECIERNVPDVVVTDIRMPFMDGMQLSEWIRAHYPTTKIIILTGHDEFEYAQKAVKLQIDEYVLKPFSSQELIIVLKRLKDQLVSEMEQKENIHLLEEHYRKSLPVLREVFLSSLVSTTMRRNEIEEKAYTYNLDLSGSGYVVSVLSIDDPGTKLAGNSPVVISPSLKDSKDRQLQLFAVLNIAQEISIAHSIGHVFIHHDHIIMLSVSGEEDPERIMERLLTVLEEIRQSTEKYLKITLTIGVGTVVSEISQINYSYKDANQALDYRMILGTNRVICINDVETRFAEKLRFDELKEHALLRGIKVGTPQEMKSVVDELFAGVTDTNISVKDYQIFLVEIVTSILTAAKDLGTGMDEIFGADFDPFAEIRGFTHVDQAMEWILHLCLNIMGHISNQRQYAYKSLVDQAKDYAKAHYHETDVSINKVCGHLHISAGYFSSIFKKECKTTFVAYLQQIRMEAAQEMLRTTDLKLFEIAEKVGFAEPNYFSFSFRKLYGISPKEYRNSMKEG; this is encoded by the coding sequence ATGCATAAATTACTTTTGGTTGAAGACGAAGAAGAAGTGCGCGAAAGCGTATTGCAGGAAATCGACTGGAACCGATACGGATATGAGGTCATTGATAAAGCCGAGAACGGTAAGGACGCCATCGAGTGTATCGAACGTAACGTACCGGATGTGGTGGTGACGGATATTCGGATGCCTTTCATGGACGGCATGCAGCTGTCGGAATGGATTCGCGCTCATTACCCGACGACGAAAATCATTATTTTGACAGGACACGATGAATTTGAATACGCGCAGAAGGCGGTAAAATTACAGATTGACGAATATGTGCTGAAACCATTCTCATCCCAGGAGCTTATTATCGTCTTGAAGAGGCTTAAGGACCAGTTGGTCAGCGAGATGGAGCAAAAAGAAAATATTCACTTGCTGGAGGAACATTACCGCAAAAGCTTGCCGGTACTCAGGGAAGTATTTCTGTCCTCTCTCGTGTCCACCACGATGCGTCGCAATGAAATCGAAGAGAAAGCCTACACGTACAATTTGGATCTGTCCGGAAGCGGTTATGTGGTGTCCGTGCTAAGCATCGACGATCCAGGGACTAAATTGGCGGGAAATTCGCCTGTTGTCATTTCCCCCTCGCTCAAAGATTCCAAAGACAGACAACTCCAGCTGTTCGCCGTCCTCAATATTGCGCAGGAAATATCAATCGCTCACAGCATCGGTCACGTTTTTATTCATCATGATCACATTATTATGCTATCGGTCAGCGGGGAAGAGGATCCGGAGCGGATTATGGAGCGGCTCCTAACCGTTCTGGAAGAAATTCGCCAAAGCACGGAGAAATATTTGAAAATTACCCTCACCATAGGCGTCGGTACGGTTGTCAGTGAAATTTCCCAGATCAACTATTCTTATAAAGACGCCAATCAGGCGTTGGATTACCGGATGATTCTCGGAACGAACCGGGTCATTTGTATCAATGATGTGGAAACTCGTTTTGCCGAGAAACTGCGCTTTGACGAGCTGAAGGAACATGCTTTGCTCCGGGGCATTAAAGTGGGTACGCCGCAAGAGATGAAATCCGTCGTGGACGAACTGTTCGCGGGTGTTACGGACACGAATATTTCCGTGAAGGACTATCAAATTTTCCTCGTGGAAATCGTAACCTCTATTCTTACAGCGGCCAAAGATTTAGGCACAGGTATGGATGAGATCTTCGGCGCGGATTTTGATCCGTTCGCGGAGATCAGGGGTTTCACCCATGTGGATCAAGCGATGGAATGGATTCTTCATTTGTGCCTGAACATCATGGGCCACATTTCCAATCAGCGGCAGTACGCCTACAAGTCCCTTGTGGATCAGGCGAAGGATTATGCCAAAGCGCATTACCATGAAACCGATGTGTCCATTAATAAGGTTTGCGGACATTTGCATATCAGCGCCGGTTACTTCAGCTCTATTTTCAAAAAAGAATGCAAAACCACCTTCGTAGCCTACCTTCAGCAAATACGCATGGAAGCGGCGCAGGAGATGCTTCGGACAACCGATCTTAAACTGTTCGAGATTGCGGAGAAAGTGGGCTTTGCGGAACCAAATTACTTCAGCTTCTCTTTCCGTAAATTATATGGCATATCGCCTAAAGAATATCGAAACAGCATGAAAGAGGGATAA
- a CDS encoding substrate-binding domain-containing protein translates to MSCKNKNKDSQMGFILFGMYVGLTFMILILASCSRSPELTPDQPKKQIALILRSDSADFWRTARMGAEEAAKEFNVDLRISGPRDEENIDDQVKSLRAYVKEGAEAFVIAANDGKAMSEAVDSMVSDGQTVIAIDTELESPRVRGFIGIDNYEAGRKAGAKLAQLVGNKGKVAVMGFKQGQQNAEQREQGVLDELARHPEITLVTKQYCYTNPNLCDELTRKAIVIHGGIDGVLALNAVSSVGVAQAIVDMGLSGVTKIVTFDTTQEDIELMQEGTIHASIILNPFNIGYLGVKSAVEVLDGKTIPKRFNTETKVIDQENMFWSDNQKLLFPFVR, encoded by the coding sequence ATGAGCTGCAAGAATAAGAACAAAGACAGCCAAATGGGCTTTATACTGTTCGGCATGTATGTTGGTTTAACGTTCATGATCCTCATTCTTGCTTCCTGTTCAAGGAGCCCGGAGTTAACGCCAGACCAGCCGAAGAAGCAGATTGCCCTGATCCTTCGCTCGGACAGCGCCGACTTCTGGAGAACAGCCCGAATGGGCGCGGAGGAAGCGGCCAAAGAATTTAATGTCGACCTGCGGATCAGCGGGCCTCGGGATGAGGAGAATATTGACGACCAGGTGAAGTCGCTCAGAGCCTATGTGAAAGAGGGAGCGGAAGCCTTCGTCATTGCGGCGAATGACGGCAAGGCTATGTCAGAGGCGGTCGATTCGATGGTATCGGACGGGCAGACTGTCATTGCCATCGATACCGAGCTTGAATCCCCCAGAGTGCGGGGTTTTATTGGTATTGATAATTACGAGGCCGGAAGGAAGGCGGGTGCCAAGCTCGCTCAGCTAGTCGGAAATAAGGGCAAGGTTGCCGTCATGGGCTTCAAGCAAGGGCAACAGAATGCAGAGCAGCGCGAACAAGGCGTGCTGGATGAGCTTGCGCGGCATCCCGAGATTACATTGGTAACCAAGCAGTATTGTTATACGAATCCTAATTTATGCGATGAGCTCACACGCAAGGCGATTGTGATTCACGGAGGGATTGACGGGGTGCTGGCGTTAAATGCGGTTTCGTCTGTAGGTGTCGCTCAAGCTATTGTAGATATGGGACTCAGCGGCGTAACGAAGATTGTTACGTTTGATACCACCCAAGAGGATATAGAACTCATGCAGGAAGGCACCATCCATGCAAGTATTATCCTCAATCCGTTCAATATCGGATATCTGGGCGTCAAGAGCGCGGTTGAAGTGCTCGACGGGAAGACCATTCCGAAGCGGTTTAATACGGAAACGAAAGTGATTGATCAAGAGAATATGTTCTGGTCTGATAACCAGAAACTTCTGTTCCCTTTTGTACGATAA
- a CDS encoding cache domain-containing sensor histidine kinase has translation MKLKATAAKGLQTVRSFLADTFRVTGIQFTIAASIMIITIVVMAAVSGILYTKFSQTAENNTFLNNQQIVEQVNYNLDIYLRGMAQTFEMADDQILLNKGVPTASLREHLETILSTREDLVSVGLFTPEGQPIANYPNQAMRSNSGLTGQSWFTSALASPNHLSFSLPHIQNLYKGSYTWVVSMSKGISFTDERGRVDAVLVMDINFKTIDDLFRRVSLGQKGYVYIIDKSAGNIVYHPQQELIYSGLKYENVEQALKYTFGTYKDTSTGEDRLITIQTTDMVGWKIVGVSYMNEIVTAKREIGRFMVWMLPVVLLFVLLISAYMSAKISNPVRRLERSMAKVEQGDFDIQLQVKGDDEVGRLSRRFNIMVGRISQQKEQLIEEQEAKRRSELDVLQSQIHPHFLYNTLNSVVRMASIGKSEEVVQMITALSKFFRISLSKGKHIITVEEELEHIRNYLVIQKFRYKHKFNYVIRADEDVLSYSTLKLLLQPLVENAIYHGIEMMADEGAIEITASLENGQIVFHVRDDGLGIAPQKLSSLLSANAKQEGEGSGVGLQNVDQRIKLYYGNRYGITITSELEEGTDVRIVIPAMISDGEGRLA, from the coding sequence GTGAAACTAAAGGCTACGGCGGCCAAGGGACTTCAAACGGTGCGTTCGTTTCTGGCGGATACGTTTCGGGTAACGGGCATCCAATTTACGATCGCGGCTTCCATCATGATCATTACAATCGTGGTCATGGCGGCGGTCAGCGGGATCCTGTACACGAAGTTTTCGCAAACGGCGGAGAACAACACCTTTCTGAACAATCAACAAATCGTGGAACAGGTCAACTACAACCTGGATATTTATTTGCGGGGCATGGCCCAGACGTTCGAAATGGCGGATGATCAGATATTGCTCAATAAAGGAGTGCCTACAGCATCGCTCAGAGAACACCTGGAAACGATTCTGAGCACAAGGGAGGACCTTGTGTCTGTCGGCTTGTTTACTCCTGAAGGGCAGCCTATTGCCAATTATCCGAACCAGGCAATGCGCTCCAATTCCGGATTGACAGGTCAGAGCTGGTTCACCTCCGCGCTCGCGAGTCCGAATCACCTCTCGTTTTCTTTGCCCCATATTCAAAACTTATACAAAGGCAGCTATACCTGGGTCGTGTCCATGAGTAAAGGCATTTCGTTTACCGATGAACGCGGGCGGGTGGATGCCGTGCTTGTGATGGATATTAATTTCAAGACGATCGATGATCTGTTCCGAAGAGTTTCTTTGGGGCAAAAAGGCTATGTCTACATTATCGATAAATCCGCCGGAAACATCGTTTACCATCCGCAACAAGAGTTAATTTACAGCGGACTGAAATATGAGAATGTGGAGCAGGCATTGAAATACACCTTCGGCACTTACAAGGACACGTCCACCGGCGAGGACCGGCTGATTACGATTCAAACCACGGATATGGTCGGCTGGAAAATTGTCGGTGTTTCTTATATGAATGAAATTGTGACCGCGAAACGGGAAATCGGAAGATTTATGGTATGGATGCTGCCTGTCGTGCTCCTGTTCGTATTGTTGATTTCCGCTTACATGTCTGCCAAGATTTCAAATCCGGTCCGCAGACTGGAGCGTTCTATGGCCAAAGTGGAGCAGGGGGATTTCGACATTCAGCTGCAGGTTAAGGGGGACGATGAAGTCGGCCGCCTTTCCCGCCGTTTCAATATCATGGTAGGGCGGATCAGTCAGCAGAAGGAGCAACTGATTGAAGAGCAGGAAGCGAAGCGCCGTAGCGAGCTGGATGTGCTCCAATCGCAAATCCACCCTCATTTTCTGTATAACACGCTGAATTCCGTCGTTCGTATGGCCAGTATCGGAAAGAGCGAGGAAGTGGTGCAGATGATTACGGCCTTATCCAAGTTTTTTCGGATTTCGCTCAGTAAAGGCAAGCATATTATCACCGTTGAAGAAGAACTGGAACATATCCGCAATTATCTGGTCATCCAAAAGTTTCGTTACAAACATAAATTTAATTATGTCATACGGGCGGATGAGGACGTGCTTTCATACTCCACACTGAAATTATTGCTGCAGCCTTTGGTCGAGAACGCGATCTACCACGGCATAGAAATGATGGCGGATGAAGGCGCGATTGAAATTACGGCGTCATTGGAGAACGGACAGATTGTCTTTCATGTCCGGGACGACGGCTTGGGCATCGCTCCGCAGAAGCTTTCTTCGTTACTATCGGCCAATGCGAAGCAGGAAGGCGAGGGTTCCGGCGTCGGTCTGCAGAACGTCGACCAGCGTATCAAGCTCTACTACGGCAACCGATATGGAATTACCATTACGAGTGAACTTGAAGAGGGAACCGACGTGCGCATCGTTATCCCTGCGATGATAAGTGATGGGGAGGGGAGGCTGGCATGA
- a CDS encoding alpha/beta hydrolase family protein, with the protein MKQGTVKGMSTEGATGLAKGTAMPEKVEVHLFIMAGLATSPDFFDGFQGELSTRFRSKGVSARIDIVYPYGNWSRRLIPQLREIRRDVFPWRNRTSRYEDRLGGLNAAEAVKASYAGGALYLVGHSAGGTAAVHAGLRLLHEGFPLGRLVQIGSPKSPLPDQLRAISAYFYATNATGRPTDRVTRLGSWGGLDRSRSRLGKIRNEAQGMLPRWNSMLYAPERVTGICLRGGHADYFRTSQAYRNAEGVANLTLTTDAVWSWLDRDR; encoded by the coding sequence ATGAAACAGGGAACGGTCAAAGGAATGAGCACAGAAGGGGCTACGGGATTGGCGAAAGGGACGGCGATGCCGGAGAAAGTGGAAGTTCACCTCTTTATTATGGCAGGGCTCGCGACATCACCTGATTTTTTTGATGGATTTCAGGGGGAACTTTCTACAAGGTTTAGGTCAAAAGGGGTGTCCGCACGCATCGATATTGTGTACCCTTATGGCAACTGGAGCCGCCGTCTTATTCCACAGCTGCGGGAAATTCGGCGCGATGTGTTCCCTTGGCGAAACCGCACATCAAGATACGAAGATCGATTGGGAGGGCTGAACGCCGCGGAAGCCGTCAAGGCTTCTTATGCCGGAGGCGCTCTTTATTTGGTTGGTCACAGTGCGGGGGGAACCGCCGCGGTCCATGCGGGACTCCGACTTTTGCATGAAGGCTTTCCGTTGGGGCGTCTTGTCCAAATTGGCTCACCCAAAAGTCCCCTGCCCGATCAACTCCGTGCCATTAGCGCCTACTTCTATGCAACGAATGCGACAGGCAGACCTACTGACAGAGTGACGCGTTTGGGCAGCTGGGGCGGTTTGGATCGGTCGCGTTCGCGTTTGGGAAAGATTCGGAATGAGGCTCAAGGAATGTTACCTCGCTGGAATTCGATGCTATACGCACCTGAGCGTGTAACAGGTATATGTTTGCGCGGGGGTCATGCGGATTACTTTCGGACGTCGCAGGCCTACCGGAATGCCGAAGGCGTTGCCAATCTCACTTTAACCACCGATGCGGTCTGGAGTTGGTTGGATCGGGACAGGTAA
- a CDS encoding DNA alkylation repair protein, which yields MHFYTQLVVNQLSPHASTALAEPMRNYMRNQFPFLGIRTPERRALMRTLLKAQGMPPTPDMVQFVRELWSLPEREYAYAAMQLVTKCTPKAGPDHIQLIEELITTKSWWDTVDLLAGTDVGAQFKKFPELIPTYTEQWVNSGNMWLQRSVLLFQLKYKQNTDTELLFTRIRELADHKDFFIRKAIGWALREYSKTDAAAVITFIEEEKLSPLSVTEGLKVIRRTTSR from the coding sequence ATGCATTTCTATACGCAACTAGTTGTTAACCAATTGTCCCCGCATGCGAGTACGGCATTAGCCGAACCGATGCGGAATTATATGCGGAACCAGTTCCCTTTTCTGGGAATTCGAACGCCGGAGCGTAGAGCCCTGATGAGAACTCTGTTGAAAGCTCAGGGAATGCCGCCAACGCCTGATATGGTACAGTTTGTCCGGGAATTGTGGAGCCTGCCGGAGCGGGAATATGCTTACGCAGCCATGCAACTGGTAACGAAATGTACCCCGAAAGCAGGTCCGGATCATATTCAGTTGATAGAAGAGTTGATAACTACTAAATCTTGGTGGGATACAGTGGATTTATTGGCGGGGACCGATGTGGGCGCCCAGTTCAAGAAGTTTCCGGAGCTAATCCCGACTTACACGGAACAATGGGTGAACTCCGGGAATATGTGGTTACAGCGAAGCGTGCTTCTTTTTCAGCTTAAATATAAACAGAACACCGATACGGAACTGCTCTTTACCCGCATTCGCGAGCTCGCGGATCATAAAGATTTCTTTATCCGCAAAGCCATCGGCTGGGCGTTAAGAGAGTATTCGAAGACGGATGCCGCGGCAGTAATTACGTTTATTGAAGAAGAAAAGCTATCACCGTTAAGCGTTACTGAAGGGCTTAAGGTCATCCGGCGCACTACGTCGCGCTAA